AGCGAGTGCGTGTCAATCGTTTGTCACCTACAGCGCTCAGTTTGCGATGCTCACCGCGTCGGACTTTGTCGACTGCTTCGGTAGCAAGCTTCATCACATGGAAGCGGTCATGGACGATCTTGGTTTCGGCAAGTGGAATGTTCTCTTTGGCTGACTTCACGTAGGCAGCACTCATGTCCATCGCAATCGCTTCGATACCGTCGCGTTGAGCCTGGGAAAGTTGCGAAAAACAAGCGTTCCCTGCATCGGTGTCATTCCCATCCGAAATCGCTTCGACGGTGCTTCGATCCAGATCGTAGATGAGCGTGATGTAGTTCTGGCCTTTGCGAAAGGCTTTTTCATCAATGCCAATTCGAGGCATGACTGCATCTGTCTTCCGGGCTTTACCACGTGCCACCGCCTTCTTGAGAATGTGCCACGTTTCATCCCAACTCGTTCGAAGGATTCCAGCGGCACCTTGAACAGTCTGTGTCGCCAGCAAGACGTCGATGGAGAAACGTTCGAAGAACAATGTGAACCGACTGTTCTTCTCGGCCCAAGGGAGCTGGACTTGCTTCACACCGTGCTCAGGGCATTTCACACGTGGTGGCTTGGCGTGGAGAACCGTCCGATACTGCATCGTGTCCAGATGCCG
The DNA window shown above is from Rhodopirellula bahusiensis and carries:
- a CDS encoding ISL3 family transposase, whose amino-acid sequence is MHETEFYQQILGLTPPWIVANVTLDTEAGQVDIHVEHADGAKFCCPECDRQLACYDHVSERRWRHLDTMQYRTVLHAKPPRVKCPEHGVKQVQLPWAEKNSRFTLFFERFSIDVLLATQTVQGAAGILRTSWDETWHILKKAVARGKARKTDAVMPRIGIDEKAFRKGQNYITLIYDLDRSTVEAISDGNDTDAGNACFSQLSQAQRDGIEAIAMDMSAAYVKSAKENIPLAETKIVHDRFHVMKLATEAVDKVRRGEHRKLSAVGDKRLTRTRYLWLSGQENLSEQQRERFDAVYTQELETGKAWAYKEMLRDLWHHADATSATVYFKDWYKRVIHTKLSPLKKVAKTIRDRLANVVSYCTHFITNAVAEGMNSKIMSIKRRVGGYRNRENFKTAIYFYCGGLDLYPH